The Glycine soja cultivar W05 chromosome 15, ASM419377v2, whole genome shotgun sequence region aaggctatgtcattgatttcttggattgatcaattacaacataccaattgcctatttataggctcaagtcaccaacctctcaatggtggtgaatgtttctacattactttaggtctttctagagttttcatgatagattagtataattttagttctagattcttctatcttatacatagACTTATAGTtttagattgttctaccatattcatacacattatagttctagattgttctaccatattctatagttctaggatattctactattttcatacatattatatttaagaatattctagaaatttgtagcaatttcaacaaaaatatatgaCTCCTTTTCTCATCTAAACTTGGCTCCTCAAATTTCATCAAGAAATTGCATGTTTTCCTTTTCAACTTTTTCCTTCtacctttttaaatattttatgtaaatgaaGGCAAGGTATTGGAAAGATAATGTTAATTAGTGATTTAGTTTTGGTTCCCCATTGAAGCATGTGTatgtattataaatttcatttacaatatatttgtttctttatttgaatttcaactATATGTGTTGCTTGCTTTGTTTTGGTAAGCTactttttatgtattttgtgaACACCCTTCTTCTTTGgcttgattgaaaaatgaactATCAGAGTCAATTTTTGTTTATTCAtatgtgtttttgtttgttCCCTTATTCTTGTGTATCACCATCAGGGAAGTGCCATTTTTGCAAGTGGGAGCCCATTTCCTCCCGTTGAGTATGAGGGCAAAGTGTTTGTGCCTGGCCAGGTCTATAATATAAGCCCTTGAGATTTTaactaaacattaaaaaaaaattacctcaGCAACAAGGTCTAATTTGGACATTTTGCTTGTTTGTTCATCAGGCCAATAATGCATACATATTTCCTGGATTTGGTCTTGGTTTAATAATGTCTGGGACCACTCGAGTGCATGATGACCTGCTTTGGGCTGCCTGTAAGTACTCATTACACTTGtgaagattaattttaaatctatgTTTGGGACAGGTCAAAATGGGATGATGGTAGGAATgaaatatacattttattataatcatttgaaatttaatacAATATCATATTATTTCGTGATGGAGCAGCTGAGGCTTTGGCTGCACAAGTGAGCCAAGAGAACTTTGATAAGGGACTCATATACCCACcattcaccaacataagaaagACTTCAGCACACATAGCTGCCAATGTTGCTGCTAAGGCTTATGAGCTTGGTAAGCTATTAAGTTTAATTACCTTTTTTAGCTATTGGAGGTTCTATGgttgcactttttttttaattttacgttaagttttttaaaattttgaaaaaaaaaatgctatgacttataaaactgagtttgtgTTTTTGTGTCAGGCTTGGCCACTCGCCTTCCTCAACCTAAAGATTTGGTGAAGTTTGCAGAGAGCTGTATGTATACCCCAGCCTACCGAAGCTACCGGTGAAGCGATAATAAATagcctatttttctttttcctttttgttttatcattttattgtgaatattttaatttttttaccttcTTTATGTTGCTGTTCTGTTCTTGTAAGTTATTTGTTGGGTTAGTAGGTTAGGACGGTGGTAGTTGGACTAAAAAGGTAGCTTGAAAATTTGTGTTATGCTATAAATGTTATGTGACAGTAATCTAAATTAGAAAAGGAAGCACCTTCTCAATCTATTGCAGCAACAAGGTACTCTGTGGTTATGAGTTTTGATTGttagtaagttttttttattatgtattcaATCACATAGCTTTTTTCTGTTGCCCCCTTTGTTCTATAAGAAAAAGTATTCAGTTTGTATGTGAAGTTCTGTTATTTGATATGGAAAATCAAGATAATCTTCTTACACTATACATCTAGTCCTTTTTGAATGGAATTGTGACAAATATTGTGTACTATGTTTCTCTCTCATGTTCATGAAATGGCAATGGTCTCTGATGTCCAGGAAGCTCAGAAGGATAATCTCAGGAGTTTCAATGATTATATGATGAAAGTATTAGAGGTTAGTGTAATGATGCCTTTTATGGTATAATCCTTGATTATGTTTTCTATTATCTTCTTGTAATTAGAGGTTTggtttcttttcatattttactGGAGATATCTTTTGCAATAGGCCTTGGCTAAGAATCCTTGGCATAGTATTagtaaaccattttttttttagcatATTTGATGTGTTTTTACATTTCCCTTGCATTGCTGAAAATAATAAATCTGTCCTATATAGTTAtatttgcttttcttttatttgttaaattgtAGTAAAATGCcttgaataaaaaatacctttagaTTTTTATGCCTTTTAGGACTTGATTATGACAAAGGGATTGGATAGATTTATTGCACTAATagaattgtttatttaattgttatttttttgttttatttatgtgTCTTTGTTAATGAGTATATCTCCTTTTTGGGTGAAGTTAACCTTCTTTGTAATCCTTATTTACTCTTTCTGTTAAAATTTCTCATTGCTGCTAACAGCAACGTGGGTACCCTCCCGGGTCAGCTTGCATTTGTGTCTTCTACTTCACAAGTCTCTTTTGGTATGCCTAGCATGGAGATTGTTCCTCTGACTGGCAGACCTATTGCGGAGAAAAAGGCATCTGTCTATGCTGAGGTAGTGAAAAAACTGAATAAAGCAAGGGAGTCTGGTCAAGCCTTTATTGATCAAACATTAATTGACATGAAActaatgttttgaatttttaattcagTATCATGTTGACTCTTCATTTTAGACATGAAACTAATGTCTGCTGATAATTTTTCTAgtactttatgttttttttttgttaattcttTCTTTGTTGATTGTTGAGTCCCTGCAATTGCATGCTATGCTTTTGAGGGATCCTTTTGAGAATAACTTTGTCAAACTTTGTGGACTATTGCTTCCCATTGGTTGTTCTTTATTAATATAAGACaacacatttgaatttcttatgtTTGCATGCCATGGTTTTGAGGGACATGCTTCAAGAAATAATGAAATACTTTGTAACcttctctcaattttttttttgtttatatctgctgttctttgtttcataatTCATATAAGAGAGCAAGcatgaatttgtttttgttatcaACACTTAATTTCTGCTTGCTTTTTTATCTAATGGTAGGCTGCTCTTGGTGTTGGTGTTGGGAATTTGCAAAGAATCCGTGCCTTCCTTTGGGTTTGtctcattttgaaaaatgtgtctTATAGATAATGCCATGCATTTAATTCTCAAAAGACTTCTTATTTTAGTTATTGCTGTGTAGATTCGGTTGAGGGATTATGGTGTACTGGATTTTGATGCTGGCAATGCTCGGCGGCTGCCTCTTGTTGATACCACATGGCAGCAGGTCTTAGATGCTTTATCTGATTATAAAATTAGCTATActagattatttattttctttgatgtaTTTTTCCTTGGTCTGGCTCAGTTCACTGATATATATACTtgcttttttgtttcttgaaatCAATATTGATGATGGGCTAAGCttgcattattttatttatttattttggtaacaaatatatttttgcttGAGGTCTGGTTATTACGATGAAGCAAGAAATGTTGCCCAATCTTCACATCAATTTGCTCCTTTGGTACATACTGTGGTCACTACTTATTTactaatttatgatttaatctTTCTTAATAATTTACTTATTTCTGACAGCTGGCAGAGTGGATTAATAAAGGAGGGATGGTACCTGAAGAGATTGCAGCTGCCGCAACAGAGGAATGTGAAAGAATGTTGATTGTCATTACCCATTGACTTGTGAAATCCAAGTacacaaaaaattcaaacaaaagatATAGGAAATAATGTTTAAGTTCCAACTTTCAAGTGCATAAATTGTTGGTGGTTTCTTGTATTTTAAGTTTCAACAATCCTTCtttcaattatattattttttcaaagaaaaaaatatatttaattaaaaattataatcaacaaAGAGTGTAATTAGGaactagttttattattattatatggtaTTTACCTACAAAAGACCGTAGGTACAAGTAaattgacttttacctacagttagAGATTATAGGTATAAATTAGTATCTTTTATCTACACATTTGAAATTGTAGGTGTTACCTATAGTGATAGTCAAATTTGAATGTAGGGAAAAATATATCCGTAGGTAAAGCCTATAGTGACAGACTATTAGTTGTCACTATATACCTCCTCAAAGTTGACGTCCAAAATGTCTGTAGGACAAAATCCTTTATACATCTACCTATGGATTTTGGACTTCTAGTGACAGATTTTGTTTGTAGGTACaagtcatttttcttgtagtattgttgacaacaacaaaatttgGGTTTAATGAGGAATTGAAtatcatgttaattttttaccagcaagattcaaaagaagaaaattgcaagtgttttggaggaaaattgatgaaaaacttgaagaaaaaaGTTGAATATTGGGACAGCTCGCTTAGCACGCAAGAAGACCCATGAAGAAACCCAAAGGCACGCCTAGTGTGAATTCCGCACAAAGCGCATGATCACCGCCATACACACTAAGCTCAAAAGGCCCACTTAGTGTGATGTCGCATGAATTTTAAGCTACCGTAgacctataaaaggagtaggaagcaaAGGAGAAACACACACGGAGACTCAGAACTCTCTAATGAATAAATCCTGAGCCAGAGTATCTCAAATAGGGGAAACCCTCTTTCTATGTCTATTAtctccttctcttcctttttctttcccttccCTTCTTCTATCCACAACAGCTCCTAAAGTGTAAATTAAAGCCTTTCATGgtaatgagaggctaaacccccatTGTTGGGAGCTTGACAGACCAACTCTATAatgtaattttatcttattgtcTATTTAAACCAATCCCATTTTTATTGCTCTTTTTTGTGCTTCATTGTTTATTGAttatggtttgatcacccatacTCATGTACTATTTAGGGGGTAATAcattgaaaaatgattattttctaaGAAATGGGAAAGAGCATCTAAATGAAATCATTGCTTGAAAtagattgatatttgtttatactattttatgcatctttaatcttaatgcaatttaatgtttttatctttgcaaagaaatttgggagagaaaaatagagaaattaagCTCTTCATGCAGGAAACCAAAGATAGAGTGTCATAGTAGATATGAGTGAAAAATGGGATaacattagatagagaaaatcATTAGCATTGCTTCACAAGTAGTTTAGACATGCTAGGCCCTAACATATTTGTTGCATGCTGAATTCATCTTTTTATCATcatctttatcttttacttttcttatcttttacattgaatttcttatctattttatcttctagttttttatctttaaatatcttatctctTTAAATTTGTATCTtatctcttaatcttttattttaaatttcttatatatccttcttatcttttactttctttaaattttacaattattcATTCCTTATCTCTTCTATTGCTTGAAAATTGGGTTTGCACAAATCTAAGTACGAACAAAGTCGCTGTGGATTTGACACTCGAACTTCCAAGTAACTTTATTAATTGTGacaatttggtgcacttgccaatgagttaacgATTGTCAACATTTCTGCAAAGGAATTTTCTAACAACTActatttagatttattttttaattgtcacCATGACCTAAATGAATTTGATGAAGAGCTCTCAAATCCTAATTACGTGCCTTCTTGTTTTATATCTAAACTTCGATCTAAATTCATACTTTACTATATCTTTGTTTATGCCCCCCATGTGTCTCTAAAAGCACATTGATTTTCATTGAAATTAAGTAATAGTGACTTTCAATATAGAgatccaaaatataattatccattgaacaacaaaaaaaaatgttttggctTTTTGAAAAAACAAGCATTATTTAGAAAATAGACAAGTGTAGGAAAAAAACTATTTACTTGCAAGGGTTTCTCTTTCCATGTAGGTAGGAGGAGGCACCATCTAAGATGGCACTTCCTTATGGTCTTTTGTATTTTTGCAGGAGGCGCCATATGAGATACCACCTTAAATGTTTGTAAATTGTCAACGTCAACAATGAATTTGCATAATAGAAAGAAGCAGTTGTAGGTGTATTTGAAGGAGTAGAGAGGGATGCAGTGCTAGGAGAGGAAAGCAAAGTAGGCATTGGAAGGGTCATTGACGAGCGTGATGGGAAGGAGGCAGTGAATGGCAGAGATAAGGGTTGGGGAGGCACAAAAGGTGTGTTTAGAGGAgatgaatttgtttttttaaagaggTGGAAAGAGGGCACATGAGGTTGTTGAAGGGGTCTGTGTCGATGTAAATGTTGAGGAGGTTGGGAGGGGTGGAAGAGAAGAATTTGTCCCATAAGGGGGAGAATTAGATATCAGTGTGGGTGAGGAAGAGGAAGGCAATTTTGGTAAAGGGTTTTTTGGAGGAGAGGTGGAAGAATTTGGAAGGGTTGGAATGGGAATTGGTGGAATGGGAAATGGCATTTGAGATGTTGGcttgtttcatattttttgaGCACATGACAACAAATTATTGCCAAACATCATACACCAAGGGCGCACTATatagttttaattagtcaaataaGAAACACCAAATCATTATGAAATGTATATAGTTTCAATTAGTCAATATTGAAAATACTAGttcaatttttgaaatataatttaaattattaatcttaTTAGCAATCTGTTTTTTCTATTATACTAGAATGAGTTATATACTACTATACTATTGTAGTCATACTCATCAAACTTGTTTTTACCTTGCCAACCATTGATTAGGAGAATTgaagattaattaaaatgagAAGTTATTCTCATTGAAGAAaggtttctctttttctattattgaaTTTTCATATGACGATTATTTAAGTTCGGGAAACAAGTGAAATAGGTCTACcatgttttttttcattctattttatgTCCTTTACCCAAACATGTACCTATGAAAAATGTCAGGAACACATCTTTTTGACACATTCTTTTGAACACTTTTGAattggttaaaattaaaaaaaaattgttggtcacacatgataattaattattatttctccTAATTTTGTggctttcaattaattttaaccagTTAGAAAGTTTGTGTTTCAAGGAGTGTGTTAAAAGTCAAGCTACTAGCACTCCTcatcttttataatataaaataatggaaTTTTTACATACTTTTACCTCTCAAATTAAATAAGGGCAGTTTAGACAAttggttttaattatttctagcattttttgataaattgcATTAACAAGTGATACATGTAACAGATAGTGgattttaaatacatatttattatttattatcaagAGAAGGATAATGAATTTAATGCTATACATAATGAATATTTGGCTTCATGTTTtcattaattgattattatgtATTTGTTTATTGAAATTTACTTTTCCTTTACCTTTTATTACATTCTTCTTGTTAAATACACATGTGTCTAAACCTTATACTTCATATAATATGAAATGGATGAAATATAAAGTAAGAAAGTTTTGGCGCACTCTTTTTCTTCCCAAAATAAAGGCTCTTtcgattactttttttttaattgttacttttcctttttttttaatatattaggaTAAGACATTTGTAACAAAATTACATGGaccaattaataaaaatttctaaACTTGTTGGTTTGATGgggctttaatttttttattaatataccaATTTTACCCTTGTTAGTAATCATTAACTTATTTTCggtgatgtaaaaaaaaaaaagtctaagaGCATTAGACATcacttaaataaaaacaaatagataCTTATTGTATTTTTGTAAGGGTAAATAATGAAACAATACTTCATTCTTGTAAAAAGCTTTATAGAAGAACCAAAAATTCCTCTCAATGGTGTCAAATGGAGTATATTAATTAGTTAGACATTTAATACAAAGtatattttaaatacatatattttatcaCTTATTGGGGGAAGAACAATGATGTTTAATAATGGATTTAATGAATATTTGACTTTAGTTTTTCAATAATAGATTATTATGCATTcatttttcaaactttttttggccttaatatttataaaacaaaatagtattgtgtggagagagagagatcttttttatataatcctTTTTTTACAAACTGGATGTGACTGAAAGCTTGAGAATTGTAGttctttttggaattttaacaaataatataaaataccaAATGAGCATCAGACATATTAAGTCATATTATCGAGAGAAGAGTTTAAGAAATACCTAGATCCATGGAGTTCAATCAAACAAAAACACTTGTTTTCCTTCACAACTTTGCatgaaaggtttttttttttgtgagacccACACCGTTTTTAAAGATTTCTTTTGTATTTCAATCCAATCAGATTATGGAAGTTTAATATAACTTAAGTTCCCATTTCTCTTCATTTCATTGATATTTTGACTTCACCAAATAGATCCTTTCAGTGTTAAATATATCATTGTGACTCATTTTAGAACAGTTCTTTGATATATCGTTGCTATTGCATTGCCATGACCTTACATTTTTTctatgaataaatttttttacaagtaaAACAAAGCAGGGCAACAACATAATTATACATATCTCTCATGTCTGAACATGCCTAATCAATTCAAAtcagctctttttttttttaccaaactaTACCACAATCAGCTAACAATATTTTCTTGATATTTTCTCGTTAAATCAAGCATAGCGCAAAGAAGGATGTTATATAGGACATGAAGGTCAATTCATGATAAGCTATTGGCTACTATCAAAACAAGGGAGTTGAAGAAGTATTTTAATAGGGTACTTTAAGTTGGACTGTTCGGATTCTATCCCAATACctgaattttgttattaattaccATTGAACTTGTGGAGATAGTGATGCCTTCTAAgttaatttgatgttttgaaCTCTAGATACACATGCATATGCATGGTCATCTAGATCCACAAGTGGCTCActactaaaaattatattttttatgacacaCATTCTAAGGCAGTTATGtggaaccgtcttagaatgtcactTGGTGGTAAAGTTGTAATTAGTGGAATTAAAATGACCACGGATTTAGTTGAAACTGTTTTAGTTGCCATttgaatacaaaaaaaaatgacttgAATATGACAACAGTTATACGGACCATCTTAGAAGGCAACatagtgacaattttgtaaatagagGGAACAAAAATGACGACGATTTTGCATAAAACCATCATCGTATTTGTTAACTCTATTTAGAAAATTGCCACCCTGTCCATCGTGGTCTCCCTAACCGCATAGTCTGACCTCACCCACTGTCCCTCCCTCATGCCCTCCCTCACTCAACTTATGTACTCACATGTGTCGTGTGTATCATGCCCTCACTCCCCCCAACTGACCAACAGTTGAACTGCCTCCCGTGTGTTGTGCTGCCTATCGTGTGCCATCACCGTCAAACAAGTAAGTACCCATTAAAATCCTTGAGCTCTCTTCCTTGACCTTCTAGGTTAGGGCTTTTCTTGTCATGAGTGTGTACAACACCAATGCACTGTTGATTCAATTAGCCCATTAAACTCCTTGAACCTGACAAGCCCACAATTGTACCATGAGTATTTGTTGGTGTGAGTGATTTGTATGAACTACTAGTACCTAGCCTTATAGTGTACACATATAATTGAATATCAGAGCCTGATTTTAGTTTATACTTTCCAAAAGCAGAGGTGGGGGGAGAGGGTTCCCTCCATGGAGTTCATCCATTGTACCACTTTTCGATTGCTGATGGAACTATCACATATTAGCTTCGTCAAGTGTAATGAGTAGGATTAGTGGCTTTGTTAAAATTGACAGAAATACCTGGTGTTTGTTGGTTGGCTTAAAGCATGTAATGTCACAATAATCTTACCCGTGTATATGAATGTTGTCTTTAGCAGCTAAGCTTGCCTTGAATTGATTACTATGGTTATGATGACCAACAAGTTAAGTGAATCAATTTTGTAGTGCAATAGTTCCAAGTTTGGAACAtgaagtgttaaattgtagtgcaatgtgttaaacatgttttagAAGTCattggtattgtataattcatgagcaatgtCTATGTGCAAAatttgttttaggggttggacttcaattaggaaggtgaggccctaaCGGATTCTTTGAAGTCTAGGCAtaggggtaaatacactcggtttgagtgctcctttaagtctatgttgatcccatatggttgaagcattctcgcaaaatagagtgaccctaactagtcaccttatgattttacttagtgagattGACTTgatatacccattgtgtggcgTGTCTTGTTATGTCTCCTAAGCGCCCAATGTAGTTTTTCACTATCATGGTACCAAACTGCATATAagtttgagtcttagtataattgttacaTAACTTCTGtgaattgtttattataaaattggaGAGTGTTGTTGCGTCTTGAttcgagtgtgtgattcatgtgtaatgtgcttggtgattgaaaaatgaattttaaatgatgaagtggtgaagtgacgtgGATTGTGTTAAGTTgagctatgttataaatatttctataatgtatttttattatgtctttgtttttctgtattttatttagaaatgtgataactcactcactatgtgttgtttatgtttggatcctatgttgatctcaaaccttgtgttcggggaagcagatgactaggtggatgactttaaagaacctcatgctagaggacactaGGACACAATGCTTTGATAAGATGTGATATTAGGGCAtgtgtttctattttaattgcatgatgttgcaaacatgtattttactttattttattccactatttaacttgagttcttttgtaaacttggacgaccttgttttgagtcaAAGAtggttttaataagttttatttggcaATAGTGATTTGAATCTGACCCTTTTACCCACGTGAATTAGTTTaagtaatttgaataaaattgatttaattaaatttcatagttTCTCTTGCTCTTGCACCGTACCTAGTTTATGTTTGTATGTTTTGATACACATCAAATctccatttttttaatacaaaattttggTATAAATCAGGAAGGACACTTGTGTTGTGTTTCCTAAGGTATCTAATCCCAATCAGGTTAGTCTTAATATATGATTGTCATAGTAACTTATAACCAATGTTGTATTGCATGATTAAGTCAATGGCCAAGATTTCTTATGTTAAGTGCCATGTTGAAACAAATTTATCTAGGAGTCTAGGCTAGACCTTAAACTCAATAGGATGGTGTCTCGTTATCAACAGGACACCTTGCCAATTAGCTTCATTTGTTTTGTTGATATAATGATACTAGGATATTAAGATCAACTCATTTTAAACCTTCAATCTCATGGCATAATTAGAGTAGgttgttattatgttttatcCAACGAAGGACATTTGCAAGTTGTTTACAATGCAAAGAAACTTTCTAGTCTAGTAATTTCTAAGAAAAAGCAAAAGGCAGAGCACATACATGATAtcgatcactaaggactttagtAAGCTTATAACGTGGTTGGGTTAACAagaaaatcatggtttttcttagATTCAAACACTTAGGTTCAAGGAGAGCATTCACCTATTCCTTGTCTACTTAAAGAACCACTTTTTCTTTGACCTCCCAACCTTTATTGACATGCCACAATTAACAGTGcccaaaggttttttttttttggtatgcaTTTGCTTTCAACTCatatttcccccttttttttctacGATGATAGGTATTACAAAAGAATGTAGTTCTGATTCTCTATGTGTTTGTTACTCATATTCCTGGAACATAATTTACCCAAAACACTCCCCCAAAGTTGGAACAAATTTGTCTTGATCCATAATAATGCTCTCCTATAGCCTAAGGTTGGGTGCACAAAAATAGCATTTGCATTTTGCTCAGGGTTCAATGACACATTCATTCACATTTAGGCTCAAAAGGGTGCAAGGGATTCAATCATTCATTAACATAGGGTAActatttggctaagtggctgaaattaaaataaacaacaagGCCTTGATCATATCCACATCATGTATGCACTCAAGCAGTTCAAGAATTatgcaaaattgaaaaaatgaaatcaGTCGCTCTCTGGAAATTAAGGTGCACACAACTCACATGGTAATGTGaagcatttattttttcatccatAATTTATTGTTATGCAAGCTAACCAACTCACTCACGTGCATTTAATTCGCAAAACAATCAATCAACAATAAAGCGTGCTCACTCAAAATCGGAAATTTCACAACATTAATCATCAGTACGCAATCTATCAATCATGCAATCAATTCAACCAAACATGCCAAAATAAAACCAcaagaaattttgaatttttttttttggctaagCCTGAACTTGTGCGCTAAGCCCAGACTTGTGTGCTAAGCCCAAACAATTAATTCTAGCTCCAAAGACAttattgggcttagcgcaccaCATTGGGCTTAGTTGCCCATGCGTGCTAAGCGCACACTGCTGAGTGCATAGCATAATTAGAcaataaacaacaacaacaaaaacatttgTACTCAAATTAACAAGCACAAATATTCACAGAATCATGGGCATAACCAAAATCGACCTAACATCAAGACATCAACAAATAAACCAACTAACACAATTATTaaacgtcactagcttgacggCCAAATacttcaaggtggcatgaaggtcacatagaaaacattttccttgCATTTTCAATTCTCAGCTAGAAACTCCATGAAAATCATGTATCCTTGAAATTCCTTCCATATTATTGCAAGGGAAGTGTTGGTGATCAAGGAGAAAATGACGCTTAAATATTTATCACATTCTCCATGCATTTCTTGTCAATCAATTGATGAGGAGcggtattgacttggagaatactttcttgtcgaaATTTTACTTGTGAGCACTCCTCCCATTGTTGTGCTTTctcctcatttttttcttcatctttttctcttgaatCATGCTCTTCTACAAGGCTTTCCTCATGAGCTTCAACTTCTGCAAAGTTTTCTTCACTTGTGGCCACAAATTTGGCCACTTCTTCTGCTAGCTTACCAACTTGAATTTCTAAACTTTTAAATGCTCGTTGAGTAGATTCAGTTGTTTCCGTGAATTGCTTCAATAGATTATCTAGATTAGaacctctttcttcttcataatGATTGTAGGGTTGTAACTCTTGCTCCCATTGA contains the following coding sequences:
- the LOC114387589 gene encoding nuclear pore complex protein NUP93B-like isoform X2 produces the protein MPSMEIVPLTGRPIAEKKASVYAEAALGVGVGNLQRIRAFLWIRLRDYGVLDFDAGNARRLPLVDTTWQQSGLIKEGWYLKRLQLPQQRNVKEC
- the LOC114387589 gene encoding nuclear pore complex protein NUP93A-like isoform X1, whose amino-acid sequence is MPSMEIVPLTGRPIAEKKASVYAEAALGVGVGNLQRIRAFLWIRLRDYGVLDFDAGNARRLPLVDTTWQQLAEWINKGGMVPEEIAAAATEECERMLIVITH
- the LOC114386214 gene encoding NADP-dependent malic enzyme-like; translated protein: MKARVNFCLFICVFVCSLILVYHHQGSAIFASGSPFPPVEYEGKVFVPGQANNAYIFPGFGLGLIMSGTTRVHDDLLWAASEALAAQVSQENFDKGLIYPPFTNIRKTSAHIAANVAAKAYELGLATRLPQPKDLVKFAESCMYTPAYRSYR